A DNA window from Micromonospora inyonensis contains the following coding sequences:
- a CDS encoding TetR family transcriptional regulator produces the protein MSGRTGRRPGNPETREAILTAARTAFAARGFDAASIRAIAGAAGVDPALVHHYFGSKDKLFLAAMNAPIDPGRLLPGVLDGDPERIGERLVRAFLAVWDSPAGMAGVALLRSAVTTEWTARLLREFLVTQVLRRVLQHLDADPAELPLRGSLAAAQMGGLVLMRYVIRLEPLASTPPETLVTAIGPGVQRYLTGPLDGVFPG, from the coding sequence ATGAGCGGACGGACCGGACGACGGCCGGGCAACCCGGAGACCCGGGAGGCGATCCTCACGGCGGCCCGGACGGCGTTCGCCGCACGGGGCTTCGACGCGGCGTCGATCCGGGCGATCGCCGGGGCGGCCGGGGTCGACCCGGCCCTGGTCCACCACTACTTCGGGAGCAAGGACAAGCTCTTCCTGGCCGCGATGAACGCGCCGATCGATCCGGGGCGGCTGCTGCCCGGCGTGCTCGACGGCGATCCGGAACGGATCGGCGAACGCCTGGTCCGGGCCTTCCTCGCGGTCTGGGACTCACCGGCCGGCATGGCCGGGGTCGCGCTGCTGCGCTCGGCGGTGACCACCGAGTGGACCGCCCGGCTGCTGCGGGAGTTCCTGGTCACCCAGGTGCTGCGCCGGGTGCTCCAGCACCTCGACGCCGATCCGGCCGAGCTGCCGCTGCGCGGCTCCCTGGCCGCCGCCCAGATGGGCGGGCTGGTGCTGATGCGGTACGTCATCCGGCTGGAGCCGCTGGCCTCCACTCCGCCGGAGACCCTGGTCACCGCGATCGGTCCCGGCGTGCAGCGCTACCTGACCGGGCCACTGGACGGGGTCTTCCCCGGCTGA
- a CDS encoding ABC transporter permease, with translation MNPRIVAATAGRVLRQLRHDPRTIALLLVVPSLLLALLYFMFSEQPTPPGQPSTFDRVALVMLGVFPFTIMFLLTSIAMLRERTTGTLERLLTTPLSKLDLLLGYGLAFGLAAAVQAMVVAVVTYGLLDLETAGSAPLVIVIAVVTALLGMALGLLCSAFARTEFQAVQFLPVVVFPQLLLCGLFVAREQMVGWLQAVSDVFPLSYAVEALREVGAHAEPTATMWRDLAVLAGAALLALVLAAATLRRRSG, from the coding sequence GTGAACCCGCGCATCGTGGCGGCCACCGCCGGACGGGTGCTGCGTCAGCTCCGGCACGACCCCCGGACGATCGCCCTGCTGCTCGTGGTGCCGAGCCTGCTGCTGGCACTGCTCTACTTCATGTTCTCCGAGCAGCCCACTCCACCCGGGCAACCCTCCACCTTCGACCGGGTCGCCCTGGTCATGCTGGGCGTCTTCCCGTTCACCATCATGTTCCTGCTGACCAGCATCGCGATGCTGCGCGAGCGCACCACGGGGACGCTGGAACGGCTGCTCACCACCCCGCTGAGCAAGCTCGACCTGCTCCTCGGCTACGGGCTGGCGTTCGGGTTGGCCGCCGCGGTGCAGGCGATGGTGGTCGCCGTGGTGACGTACGGGCTGCTCGACCTGGAGACCGCGGGCAGCGCCCCGCTGGTGATCGTGATCGCCGTGGTGACCGCCCTGCTCGGCATGGCACTGGGGCTGCTGTGCAGCGCCTTCGCCCGTACCGAGTTCCAGGCCGTACAGTTCCTTCCGGTCGTGGTCTTCCCCCAACTCCTGCTCTGCGGGCTCTTCGTCGCGCGGGAGCAGATGGTGGGCTGGCTCCAGGCGGTCAGCGACGTCTTCCCCCTGTCGTACGCGGTCGAGGCCTTGCGGGAGGTCGGCGCGCACGCCGAGCCCACCGCCACGATGTGGCGGGACCTCGCGGTGCTGGCCGGGGCGGCACTGCTGGCCCTGGTGCTCGCCGCGGCCACGCTGCGCCGGCGCAGCGGTTGA
- a CDS encoding ABC transporter ATP-binding protein: protein MDNAITLDGLVVDRGGRRVLEGVSCAVPRGTVTGLLGPSGSGKTTLMRAVVGVQTVSSGTVTVLGRPAGTAALRRQVGYLTQAPSVYADLTVRENVRYFAAVHGRGRADADRAVAEVGLTEAAGQLAGALSGGQRSRVSLACVLVGQPELVVLDEPTVGQDPVLRADLWARFHELAAAGTTLLVSSHVMDEAARCDRLLLIRQGRLLADDTPDGVRAAAGVTDLDEAFLRLIRATEARAGREES, encoded by the coding sequence ATGGACAACGCGATCACCCTGGACGGCCTGGTGGTCGACCGGGGCGGGCGCCGGGTCCTGGAGGGCGTGAGCTGCGCCGTACCACGCGGCACGGTGACCGGGCTGCTCGGCCCGAGCGGCAGCGGCAAGACCACGCTGATGCGCGCGGTGGTCGGGGTGCAGACGGTCAGCTCCGGCACGGTGACCGTGCTCGGCCGACCGGCCGGGACGGCGGCCCTGCGGCGGCAGGTCGGGTACCTCACCCAGGCACCGAGCGTCTACGCCGACCTGACGGTCCGGGAGAACGTCCGGTACTTCGCCGCGGTGCACGGGCGCGGCCGGGCCGACGCCGACCGCGCGGTGGCCGAGGTCGGGCTCACCGAGGCGGCCGGGCAACTCGCCGGCGCGCTCTCCGGCGGGCAGCGCAGTCGGGTCTCGCTGGCCTGCGTCCTGGTCGGCCAGCCGGAGCTGGTGGTGCTCGACGAGCCGACCGTCGGGCAGGACCCGGTGCTCCGGGCCGACCTCTGGGCCCGGTTCCACGAGCTGGCCGCCGCCGGCACCACCCTGCTGGTCTCCAGTCATGTGATGGACGAGGCCGCCCGCTGTGACCGGCTGCTGCTGATCCGGCAGGGCCGCCTGCTCGCCGACGACACCCCCGACGGGGTGCGCGCTGCGGCCGGCGTGACGGACCTGGACGAGGCCTTCCTGCGCCTGATCCGGGCGACCGAGGCGCGCGCCGGACGGGAGGAGTCGTGA
- the hisI gene encoding phosphoribosyl-AMP cyclohydrolase → MPVPDAPVTGVPARPHHPAPTGPVRPSRLDPAIAARLRRGADGLVAAVVRQHDSGEVLMVAWMDDEALHRTLTTGRATYWSRSRQEYWVKGATSGHHQYVRSVALDCDGDALLVSVDQVGPACHTGRRSCFSAELPVTGRPGELPAGEPSGDLPVTEGAVGTP, encoded by the coding sequence GTGCCCGTACCTGACGCGCCGGTGACCGGCGTCCCCGCCCGCCCGCACCACCCCGCCCCCACCGGGCCGGTCCGCCCGTCCCGGCTCGACCCGGCCATCGCCGCCCGGCTCCGCCGGGGGGCCGACGGCCTGGTCGCCGCCGTGGTCCGTCAGCACGACTCCGGTGAGGTGCTGATGGTCGCCTGGATGGACGACGAGGCGTTGCACCGCACGCTGACCACCGGTCGGGCCACCTACTGGTCGCGCAGTCGCCAGGAGTACTGGGTCAAGGGCGCCACCTCCGGCCACCACCAGTACGTCCGCTCAGTGGCCCTGGACTGCGACGGCGACGCGCTGCTGGTCAGCGTCGACCAGGTCGGCCCGGCCTGCCACACCGGCCGGCGCAGCTGCTTCTCCGCGGAACTGCCGGTGACCGGCCGCCCGGGGGAGCTGCCGGCCGGCGAGCCGAGCGGGGACCTGCCGGTCACCGAGGGCGCGGTGGGTACGCCATGA
- a CDS encoding anthranilate synthase component I, with amino-acid sequence MTDGVVSPDLATFTDLAARWRVVPVVRRLLADGETPVGVYRKLAGGPGTFLLESAEQGVGSAGLAWSRYSFIGVRSSATLVERDGRATWLGQPPAGLPTGGDPARVLRDTVTALAGPAFDPTSGMPPLTGGMVGYLGYDLIRRLERLPTLSEDDLGVPELGMMLATDLVVLDHYEGSAILIANAVLPPPDEPDRAAEVTAAYHHAIGRLDAMTSALSRPNPPMISTVDRPPVGAVTCRTAEGSYPKAVEAAKEAIRAGECFQIVLAQRFERRTHADPLDVYRVLRTTNPSPYMYLLRFDGFDIVGSSPEAHLKVTGSDDGQRRALLHPIAGTRPRGVDPEHDARLATELLADPKERAEHVMLVDLGRNDLGRVCRPGSVEVPEFATIERYSHVMHIVSTVVGTLRPDATAFDALAATFPAGTLSGAPKVRAMEIIEELEPVRRGLYGGTVGYFGFGGDLDMAIAIRTALIRDGWAYVQAGAGVVADSDPAAEDRETRAKAAAVLAAIAAAETLRPAR; translated from the coding sequence ATGACCGACGGCGTGGTGAGCCCCGACCTGGCCACCTTCACCGACCTGGCGGCCCGTTGGCGGGTCGTTCCGGTCGTCCGGCGGCTGCTGGCCGACGGCGAGACCCCGGTCGGGGTCTACCGCAAGCTCGCCGGTGGCCCGGGCACCTTCCTGCTGGAATCCGCCGAGCAGGGCGTCGGGTCGGCCGGGCTGGCCTGGTCCCGGTACAGCTTCATCGGCGTGCGCAGCAGCGCCACCCTGGTCGAGCGGGACGGCCGGGCCACCTGGCTCGGGCAGCCCCCCGCCGGCCTGCCCACCGGGGGCGACCCGGCCCGGGTGCTGCGCGACACGGTGACCGCGCTGGCCGGACCGGCGTTCGACCCGACCAGCGGCATGCCCCCGCTGACCGGCGGCATGGTCGGCTACCTCGGGTACGACCTGATCCGTCGCCTGGAACGGCTGCCCACGCTCAGCGAGGACGACCTCGGTGTGCCCGAGCTGGGCATGATGCTCGCCACCGACCTGGTCGTCCTGGACCACTACGAGGGCTCGGCGATCCTGATCGCCAACGCGGTCCTGCCGCCGCCCGACGAGCCGGACCGGGCGGCCGAGGTGACCGCCGCCTACCACCACGCGATCGGTCGTCTCGATGCGATGACCTCGGCGCTCTCCCGGCCGAACCCGCCGATGATCTCCACGGTCGACCGGCCGCCGGTCGGTGCGGTGACCTGCCGGACGGCCGAGGGGAGCTACCCGAAGGCGGTCGAGGCGGCCAAGGAGGCCATCCGGGCCGGGGAGTGCTTCCAGATCGTGCTGGCGCAGCGCTTCGAGCGGCGCACCCACGCCGACCCGCTGGACGTCTACCGGGTGCTGCGCACCACCAACCCCAGCCCGTACATGTACCTGCTCCGCTTCGACGGCTTCGACATCGTCGGTTCCTCGCCGGAGGCGCACCTGAAGGTCACCGGCAGCGACGACGGGCAGCGCCGGGCGCTGCTGCACCCGATCGCCGGCACCCGGCCCCGGGGCGTCGACCCGGAGCACGACGCCCGGCTCGCCACCGAGCTGCTGGCCGACCCGAAGGAGCGGGCCGAGCACGTCATGCTGGTCGACCTGGGCCGCAACGACCTGGGCCGGGTGTGCCGGCCGGGCTCGGTCGAGGTGCCCGAGTTCGCCACCATCGAGCGGTACAGCCACGTCATGCACATCGTCTCGACCGTGGTCGGCACACTCCGTCCGGACGCCACCGCGTTCGACGCCCTCGCCGCGACCTTCCCCGCCGGCACCCTCTCCGGTGCGCCGAAGGTCCGGGCGATGGAGATCATCGAGGAGCTGGAGCCGGTCCGCCGGGGCCTCTACGGCGGCACGGTCGGTTACTTCGGCTTCGGTGGGGACCTGGACATGGCGATCGCGATCCGGACCGCCCTGATCCGGGACGGCTGGGCGTACGTCCAGGCCGGTGCGGGGGTGGTGGCCGATTCTGATCCCGCCGCCGAGGACCGGGAGACCCGGGCCAAGGCCGCCGCGGTGCTCGCCGCCATCGCCGCCGCCGAGACCCTCCGGCCGGCCCGGTGA
- a CDS encoding Trp biosynthesis-associated membrane protein produces the protein MTYAVLLCLAGAGLAVWAATRTWAVEVTPRPVPLPALREERSGAALLPWLPALAVVALAGAGAVLATRGGLRRLVGLLILVLGAAVAAGGGYALAAGFAGDVSRQWPALCLLGGLLAAVGGAWTARRGSAWPAMGARYERPARGGATTADGPAAPGAVVPTRGRGTTDAWDALDRGEDPTVS, from the coding sequence ATGACGTACGCGGTGCTGCTCTGCCTGGCCGGAGCGGGGCTGGCGGTCTGGGCGGCGACCCGGACCTGGGCGGTCGAGGTGACGCCCCGGCCGGTGCCGCTCCCGGCGCTGCGGGAGGAGCGGTCCGGGGCCGCCCTGCTGCCCTGGCTGCCCGCGCTGGCGGTGGTCGCGCTGGCCGGCGCGGGGGCGGTGCTCGCCACCCGGGGCGGGCTGCGTCGCCTGGTCGGGCTGCTGATCCTGGTGCTCGGCGCGGCCGTGGCGGCCGGCGGCGGGTACGCCCTGGCCGCCGGGTTCGCCGGTGACGTCAGTCGACAGTGGCCGGCCCTCTGCCTGCTCGGCGGCCTGCTCGCGGCGGTCGGTGGGGCGTGGACGGCCCGGCGCGGGTCGGCCTGGCCGGCGATGGGTGCCCGCTACGAGCGCCCGGCCCGGGGCGGTGCCACCACCGCCGACGGGCCGGCGGCCCCCGGTGCGGTGGTACCGACGCGGGGGAGGGGCACCACCGACGCGTGGGACGCGCTGGACCGGGGCGAGGACCCGACGGTCAGCTGA